From Aristaeella lactis, the proteins below share one genomic window:
- the lepB gene encoding signal peptidase I, translating into MTHDFLKEPERAEKGPAGRPVPAEEAVPVFLPEDGKGLPDEKERAAAKEKRHRRRMRALRSFLLRLVCLVLVVYFLFFHLVGLTIMPSRDMYPRLDAGDLLLFYRLEQSYKAQDIVVIDKQTEADTRTGGQGFFRRALNWLGFRDPEAPATQRFVCRVIAAPGDTVEVSEERGLAVNGNAVIETNIFYPTRPYEEGMTVYPLVLGEGEYFVLADQRNGGMDSRYFGIVKAEEIRGIVITVLRRNNL; encoded by the coding sequence ATGACCCATGATTTCCTGAAGGAACCGGAACGGGCGGAGAAAGGGCCGGCCGGGAGACCGGTTCCTGCTGAAGAAGCGGTTCCGGTTTTCCTTCCGGAAGACGGAAAGGGTCTGCCGGACGAAAAAGAAAGAGCCGCAGCGAAGGAAAAACGACACAGGCGGCGGATGCGCGCACTGCGTTCCTTCCTGCTGCGGCTGGTCTGCCTGGTGCTGGTGGTCTATTTCCTGTTTTTCCATCTGGTGGGACTCACGATAATGCCCAGCCGGGATATGTATCCGCGCCTGGATGCCGGGGACCTGCTCCTGTTCTACAGACTGGAACAGAGCTACAAAGCCCAGGATATTGTTGTGATTGACAAGCAGACGGAAGCGGATACGCGAACCGGCGGACAGGGCTTTTTCCGGAGGGCACTGAACTGGCTGGGCTTCCGGGATCCGGAGGCCCCGGCGACACAGCGCTTTGTCTGCCGGGTGATCGCCGCGCCGGGTGACACGGTGGAAGTTTCGGAGGAACGGGGACTTGCCGTGAATGGAAACGCAGTGATCGAGACCAACATCTTTTATCCCACCCGGCCTTACGAGGAGGGTATGACGGTCTATCCGCTGGTGCTGGGAGAAGGGGAATACTTTGTTCTGGCGGACCAGCGGAACGGCGGTATGGACAGCCGGTATTTCGGCATTGTGAAAGCAGAAGAGATCCGGGGAATTGTCATTACGGTTCTCAGGAGAAACAACCTGTAA
- a CDS encoding class B sortase, with protein MKRKEPRDGILTVLKTGSGLVSACAALLAFVLIIYSGYVLFDSMAVWVSAFSSGSDLLKYKPRAMDAPLAEAPSMETVNKDYRAWITVEDTPIDYPVVQGRDDLHYASHDVYGKVSLTGAIYQAAACRPDFSDSYNLLYGHHMDNGAMFGSLDRYREQSWLKSHQTAVVTTKNGKIYDVTFFAAAVTDAYEKEIYTMGDRAKQVIDFLTGDRSHDAGIGTTLAAWDEEAAKGAEKVLALSTCADTNTNGRLVVFGRMTERRTEKDTLKLTVKYYGENGEELFPDQVFTRQRGSGYYVVSPQYPGYAADIEIVRGTLTEDTVVRVRYRPMKWTMRIRYLYPDGTEAAEAYEREILTGEGFEKESPAIAGWHPVRLKVSGVNSGRNENYTVLYVPEDTIGAVDMDDLRTPADLGDVYLQVGICAE; from the coding sequence ATGAAGCGCAAAGAACCGCGGGACGGCATCCTGACCGTGCTGAAAACGGGCAGCGGGCTTGTTTCCGCCTGTGCCGCGCTGCTTGCCTTTGTTCTGATCATCTATTCCGGCTATGTTCTTTTTGACAGTATGGCGGTCTGGGTCAGCGCCTTCAGCTCGGGCAGCGACTTGCTGAAATACAAGCCGAGGGCAATGGATGCTCCCCTGGCGGAAGCACCGTCCATGGAAACGGTCAACAAGGATTACCGCGCCTGGATTACAGTGGAGGACACGCCCATTGATTATCCCGTTGTCCAGGGCCGGGATGACCTGCATTACGCCTCCCATGACGTTTACGGCAAGGTTTCCCTGACAGGAGCCATCTACCAGGCCGCGGCGTGCAGGCCGGACTTTTCCGACAGCTATAACCTGCTGTACGGGCATCATATGGATAACGGCGCCATGTTCGGCTCCCTGGACCGGTACCGGGAGCAGAGCTGGCTGAAAAGCCACCAGACAGCGGTTGTGACCACGAAGAACGGAAAGATCTATGACGTGACCTTCTTTGCCGCTGCGGTCACAGATGCCTATGAAAAAGAGATCTACACCATGGGAGACCGGGCAAAGCAGGTGATTGATTTCCTGACCGGGGACCGAAGCCATGACGCGGGTATCGGAACCACCCTGGCGGCCTGGGATGAGGAAGCGGCGAAGGGTGCGGAGAAGGTCCTGGCTCTGTCCACCTGCGCGGATACGAATACCAACGGACGGCTGGTGGTATTTGGCCGGATGACGGAACGCAGAACAGAGAAGGATACGCTGAAGCTGACCGTGAAGTATTACGGCGAGAACGGGGAGGAACTGTTCCCGGACCAGGTGTTCACGCGGCAGCGAGGCAGCGGATACTATGTGGTTTCCCCGCAGTATCCGGGATATGCGGCAGATATTGAGATCGTCAGGGGAACGCTGACGGAGGATACGGTGGTCAGGGTCCGGTACAGGCCGATGAAATGGACCATGCGGATCCGCTACCTGTATCCGGATGGAACGGAAGCGGCGGAAGCATACGAAAGAGAAATCCTGACCGGGGAAGGCTTTGAGAAGGAAAGCCCTGCAATTGCGGGATGGCACCCGGTGCGGCTGAAGGTTTCCGGTGTGAACAGCGGCCGGAATGAAAACTATACGGTGCTGTATGTGCCGGAGGATACCATCGGGGCTGTGGATATGGACGATCTGCGGACGCCGGCAGACCTGGGCGATGTCTATCTCCAGGTCGGCATATGCGCGGAATAA